From the genome of Primulina huaijiensis isolate GDHJ02 chromosome 11, ASM1229523v2, whole genome shotgun sequence:
TACGCCCAAATAACCAGTATTTTTCTAAAAACAGAATAAACCAAACCAATTTACTATCAGTTATATTCGGCATGTATactgaaataaataatatttaaagaaaaacaaacaaattattaGAATATCAAAAaagcaaatttttaaaaaataaatacaaatcgtcttataaaatcattattaaaataaaataatctaatCACTAAATGTTGAGATAAGCcaacataaaacttttaaagAAATGTAAAAATTGTCAATTTTTAAAAGTTCGGTTTAATAGGGTTTACAAAAAATAATCAACACCAATCTGattaaattagtattttttttaaaaatccaaaCAAAATTACCAAACAAAGCAAACCAGGACTccatattatataaattaagtttGATTGAAGTTTCTCAACCCTAAGTCGGTTATTTTCTTTTTCCCCTCGACTATTTGTTTATGGTGTTGGTTCCTACACTCTTTGATTTCCAAAGATCAGGTCAACCCCTCCTGCGACTATTCCTACTTTCTACGTACAGGTTAGAGTTTGCCACAAACCCCAATCTTGCAGTGGTTTGGAATTACCCAAAAAGGAATTCATTTGAAATACGGCGAGTATAATGTAAATGCCGGCATATAAGCAAGTTTCATGATTAGAAAAAGTCATTGTATGATAGTATGGCTCGCTTTGCAGAAAAAGTAATGGAGTTTGAGAATGTTGCAGCAAGTAAGATTAACAAGACATTGGAGATGAGAATAAATCACTAGTTCAATACCTTAGCGAGAACAGTTCCAAGAAAGTGAAAATACAGAAGATGCTGTTCATGCACCATTCCAGATCCAGGATTGGGATAAAGGAGATGATCCACGGTTTCCTGAACATGTAAAGCAATCGGGTGATGAAGCCCAATGATTACGTAAATCACCATGAAATCACTAAAGATTGTTCTGGTACAAAAATCACAACCAATCTTTGAACACCTAAcgtaacaaaataaattatctgCAACTCAAAAGGAGAGAAAAGCTAAAGTATCTTTACAATCACTTCTCAGAAATATCTTGCCAAATGTTCCTCACTCATTTTATTGTGTTGTTAAGGTGTCAATTACTTAAATAATTACTTTCTCAAGAGTTGAGACTGTCGATCATAAAACAATGTGTAAGCCCGGATCAGGTTGATAAATAAAGAATAAGGGGGACTGAAACGGCAATATTCTCTAACTAGTTTTAGCGATTGGCTTAGCcccttcaagaaaaatattttttgaacttCAGCCATTGGATTGATACACTTGTTACTGTACCTCGCTTGCATGTAGATCAATGTTCTTTCCCAAATATAAACTCTAACTCTAACTCTGAAACTCGTCTAAATTTTGGCTGGTGATATTTAAGTTCATCAGCAACTTTAGATAGTTAAGGAGAAAACAGAATCTATAATTCAGAGTAAGCAACCACGTACAAACCACAGGAACATCAAAGAGAAGTAAAAGTTTCAACATATCCCTCACTGGCATGTACAAAATGATTTTACTTCTACTGTCGAGAATAAGATCCACCAACAATAGGCAACTAAAGCAAAAACTTGGCTGGGGTAATATGTACATGATAAATCTAATATAAATAAAGTCCTGCAATATATCCAACATCCATTAGAAATGTAATAAACTGTCCATTGTGAGTGTACTGGGAAATAACTAGAACTCTTGTTACATTCTACCCTTGACCGCCTTTTAATCTGGCGTTTGAGGAATTTTTGTACACATATTAAAACACATTTATAAGGCCCGTACACAGGGCATCATTTTATTCAACATGAACAAGTGAAAAATGTATGAGATACTGTGTTGAAAAAACAATTATCCCCATATTGGACCAGGGAACTACGTGTGAAGTAGACCAAGTAGCTATTATCTAACTTATATCTCATGCATATGACAACTTTATCATCTGATGAACATTAATGCTTATAACAATTATCATGGGGTCTAAAATATTTGTGATGGGCGTCCAACATGCATCTACATAtgtaatacaaataaaaaaaaatctaatttttattcttggtttatcaTGCCAATCTTTTTTATGAAAGGTGGTGCAGATAAGCTTTAGACAAATCGCCAATGGGAGTGAGTAGCTGTTTGATCAAGTTGGGCAAGATTAATCTTGTAAGTACCATTAGTTTTTGggcaataatatatattatataccgGATAACAGGCTTGGATCAAATCCTAATTTTGAGTGAGGAAACCCCTTTAACAAAAATCAGCAAAATTCGAGATATTGACATACATTGGACTACAAGTGCATTAAGATAGAGAAAACAGGTAGCGTAACATGTTCAAATACACATGCATAATCACAACCTTAAAGAGTCCATACTGGATATCAAAAGCAGCTTGACTAATATTTTCCatgaaatctttgaaaattcCTCCTCCATCTATACCGGCCTCCTCAACTCCAAATTCATTAACAAAAGTTATACGAATCTGTACCAATCAAACGAGGCAGAATATCAGCATAAAGGGGGCAAAATTCTTTAGTTTCGAGCATTTGGCTGTATTTATGTGCCAACGCAATGGGGAAAAAACACATCAGCTTTTATAGGCAAAAAAAGGGCCAGCGAATGGGGAAGGGAGGGAGAGAGAATCACCACTCCTCGGAGATCTTCTTCAGCTAATGCATTTAATTGACTAAAAGCATCTTCCAAAATATTGTTTCTTCTTATTTTGAATCTGTTCCGTGTAAAAATAGCATGGGCGTTGTTCCTTTCTTTCATCGCTGCTAGTTGTGACTGCAAGGTTCAATTTTTTTACCATATCAAAtaaatcaaagaaaataaatattagaaTCAATAGATGTACCAAGTAATAGCAGCATAACGGAATTAAGCTACAAGCAGCCAGTCAGAACATGAAGTGAAGAGAGTTAACCACTCACATTAAATATCTTAGCTCTGCTAGTAAATGGCACCAAAAATGGAGCTTGTTTTAGTATGTCATAAGCTTTTGTATTCTCCGTCATTGCCTGGGAAGCTAGCAAATTAGAATGACAATTGGAAGTATAATTATCTGATGATTTTCACTGCAGAAAGAATTATTACCTGAGACATAAACGTTTCATTGGCACCGTCAGCATTAAAATCCCTGGGGGAGGTAAATTCTCGCCTATtattccagtcttgcaactacACCAACTTTTTCATTAGAGTGATTACAAAGGGCAAACTATTTCAACCACCACGTTATGACAGATGATATAGCAGCCTTCAAGCATGAAATTGCATTTACCTGCGATAGGAGCTCAGAGACAACCACAGAAACCCTGTGCTGAAGCGCATCAACAGAATGCCTCTTCAAAGCGTAAGCACCATCTGCAGACTTTGAGATATTCGAAGTTTCCTTTGAATTTTGCCAAAGGATGTGCCACAAGTCCTAGACAAAGTGAAAAGAACACACATAAAACTGTGTCGTTTTGAAGATTTGATTGTCCATGCGATAagaatttattagaaataacCACAAGATTAAAACAATTTTTCTCTGTTTTGGTTCTTGTGCCTGCGGGCTAGTCAATTGTTCTTTCTAGATAATTGAATGCTAAGGATCTTTAAGCCAATGCCATGTTATAGGTTTATATTGCCATATTCAGTGAGTAAGTAATATTTGCTTGATGGCCAGTGTAGTATTTGACAAGTATCCTCTAAGATTGGTGAGGGGCTAGTGGTTGCAAAACATGGTTCAGGTTTAAGAGCTGTTTGGGTCATTTTTAACATCATGGATTAGTGCGCATTTACAAGATGCACATTTTCTCAGAATGCTGATGCATAAAATGATGTCTCAGGGAAGGTTCCCACATCCTGGGGACTTGTGTCAGAAAATGACCACACAATCAAGGAAGTaaaattttatgtcaaatatggTTTGGAGCTTGAACGAAGAGTCCAAATAGGCACACCTCCATCCAAGAACGAGcatatgaaatttaaaataaatgaaaagaaCAGCATAAAATACCTGTTTTAAGATAACAATCAAGAATCTTATGTCCATAAGAGAGAGCGGCTTCTGTTGTTCGTAAAATTCTTCATTATCTACGATAGTTAGCATATACCTGATTCATAAAACAAGGGCTTAGGTACCCACACTATGTCAATCATCATTGAGATAGTTATGGAAAAGTTAATGAATTACAAGTAAGAGATTATCTTTTATTAGTTATCCTTTTGTGTTAGTATAGATATAGTAGTTTCCTTTTCCATAAGAATCGTTACTCATAGTTCTCTCGTATCCTCCATCTTAGGATTCCctgtttataaatttattgtcatATATTGTTCTATAATGGTGTTTTTTCGCCAATATCAGGATTTTATCTTTTCGCAATTTGGTTGAGGCTTGGAAACTACCCAAAACCAATAATTCAAGGAAAACAAGGTTGTGGTGTGATTGCTGTAAACTAACATGTCATCTAGTTTTATTTGTTCATCAATAAATGCTCTTTCTCACAATTTGAACATTgtatattttcaaaacaaaCACAAAAAACTAGCATAACAATTAACATAAAGCATCCAAACCCTATCTTATTCATAGTGATTTAAGTTCCGATGGGCAGGGCTTTGGGGCCGTGCCTCACTGCAGGTGTCGTCTCAGTCCCTTGAAATTAGTCTTACTCTTAGCTTGCCGCTAGCGCTATCCTCAACAGAGACAATCTTACCAATTAAGATATGGTGTCCCTCTTTTATGAACAACCTAACCAACCAGAACAAACGGTGCAGCGTCAGCATCATGACGCATAAGAGCACTTCCCATGAGGCCATACACCTCATTATTTCTTTCACTCTTGCACACTTAACCCAACAATCCCAACATGACGTACGAGAGCATTTTCCATTAGGTCACTCATCTCAGTACTTTTTTCATCCTTGCACACTTAACACAACAATCCCCAATAAGTATAGAAATATGCTTCTTGAGAGATTTGAACTCGTGAACTctctctgataccagttgttaaGATCAAATGATTACCCATAGGCCAAAAACTATAGTTGTTATCCAATGAACAACTTATTTCCTCATATTTGTGGCAGCACAAAGCCCCATACTAAACGACAGCCGACAGGACATGAgaagttgtactaatgtgggtGCCAATGGGCTGGGTTATTAGGTCGTGAATCCGAGAGGGGCTTTGGGGTCGTCCCACACTGCTGGTGCTATCTCAGTCCCTCGATATTAGTCTTACAGTTACGGTGCTGCTAGTATTGTCCTCAGTAGAGACAATCTTATTTATTAAGATCTGATCCCtctagccaaccagatcaaatGACGCTGGGTCAGCAGCACAACACGTGAGAGCATTTCTCAGGAAATCACTCATCTCAATACTTCTCTCACCCTTGCAAACTTAACACAACAACTATTATAAATGAAAAAGATATGTAAAATGAAATGATGCAAATTAATTTTCCTTGATGCTTCGTATAGATGGAAACAATGGTCAACATAAAGTGAGTCAACATAAAGTGAGTTTATTTGCTCCGGATTACACTCGAATTCATTGTAAAAAATATCAAGAAACCTTCTCTCTTGTTGCAAAGTCTATGTACGGCTTTGGCTACTAAGTTGAGAAGGAATTGCAACAAATGAATGCagaaaaatgtgtttttggcACTTAAAGAAAGAAGCATGTATGAGGCTTTCACTTAGGTTCAAGTAAAAAACACTGAGGCTTGTAAGTTCAAGTAAAGGATGTCAATTAATCCCAAGataagatattatttttatcaattaCTGTTTTCTGATTTAGCCTATCTCATTGTTTCCTTCTTAACAGGACTCAATCTCATATTTGTCTTGTTTCTTTATCTCGGGATTCTCCAGTTATGATTGGGGAACTTTCGACAAGGTACTGCTCCTCGATGAATAAATCAGATTAGAAAAGTGTCTCTTCAATATCAACATATCACAGGGTATACATGAGCCAATCAGAGCAAAATAGCATAGAAAATTCTCTCAAGCAAAATAGCATAGAAATGCTTACTTATAAACGGGACAAAATACAGCAAGTGATAATAGCCAAACAGGCTTATCTGGGGGCAGATTAGCTGGCTGCTGAGACAAGGATGACCACATTTCATTCTCATGGCACCTCTTCATAAAATTCCAAATAGTGGGAACAAGTTCTGTCCTATATGCTAGCACAGTCATATATTTCTCCAGGGGCAAAATGTTGAATGTCGCAAGAAGAAAAGCACAAACTGCGCCAATAGCAGCCACCTCTTTATCATTAGGTCTGCCATTATATGAGCCACTTGAAGATGGGATCCACCCCAATAGCACATTTGTCTGCTCAAGAAAACCATGAAATATATTACTTAGACAAAAACAGGAATATAGTCAATAGTACTGGCAATTGCACTGAATGCAGGAACAGCATAATAAGGTTGCATACCAACTGTAGAAGAAAACGAGGACCTACTGCACTGAAAATATTTTGTCGCAGCTCCTTATTTAAGACTTCTTCCACGAATTCATCATCAACATGCATTTCAATTTCAGCCATTGCAGAATCTGCaccatatatgatatatattaacAAGAACCAACTGATTTATGAAAGTATTAAAGTTCGTTAAGCTTAAAATACAGAGCAAAAAGTGCTAATAAAAAGTAAACGATAACCGAACTCTACTGTATAAAGTGGGTGCACCTTTGCCTCCTTGATTTGAAGTTTGGACAAGAGGTAGCTCTTGCAACAAAAATGTGGCAACAGATGCAAAATATATAGCCTGATTAAGATCAATAGGAAAACTTTGAAACCAATTGCGTGAGAGAATCTGAAATTTAAGAAACTGACATACAATTCCTATCAAATTCTTGCTAGATAtttaataacataatataatacTGTAACATCAGGGTTCAGAGTACATAATCATGTGGCATGATTATGTAATAACTTGTTGAGTATGCTTTGATAAAGTTCGTGAATATTTTTAGAACATTTGAAAATCATAGAGACATTACATACATATAATTCTGAAGCCGGATTGGAGAAGCAAATGCAGAACAAAAAATGCAGGCAGGATTGGAGCCAATATCGAAGCCTCCATTGGAGCCTACAGTCAGGCCATCTGAGGCTACATTTTGAGACTCCAATGATGCATGGATTTTGACTATATCAGAGCCAGTATCAATACCTCCCATCAGCCAATCCCTGACTACGTTTTGATAGTCCAAAGTTGtgaaaattttggctttactaTATTGGACTATCAGAGCCTCCCAGCCCTCAAATTACATTTAAGTtatcaaaaatatcattaaaaaatttatgttatctTTGCCATGTCTACCCTAATTGGAGCTAAATTGAGGCCTTGAGTTCATTTCAAAGGTCATGAACTCAGCCTTTGGGTATCTTAAGGAGGAGTTTGTGGAGGTCCAAGATATTCGCACTATCGGTAGGTTGGTGTGCGCTGATCACACAAGGCGAGTTATCATCACGAGctcaattctttttttttttttataggaaactttaaatttatatattaatgtaATCTTGATACAAAAGAAGCGGATGAGTAAGCAGTTTGTGGCATCGCGATGATGGTGTACTCCCGGTTGTACTAAGCCCACATCTGGTAAGAGATGTGAAGTTTATGGTGTGGTGAGTAAAGGCTTTTGGAACATTGTTGATGGAATTATTTAATTGGTGTTGGATGAACACTTCTTTACCCGTCTCCAATATTTAGTTTAACGATATTTTTATTATCTGCATTAAAGTAAAAGCATGTTAGAAGGTGCAAGCCATAAGGTTTTAGCTAGAATGCATGTGCGGCCATGTCCTAGTATATGAGgataaatgataaattattttcattaattttatacCATACATATTACGGAAATGTATTCAATCTCAGATAGCAATATGTTCCAAGAGATCTCCGTGTTTCGAAATCTTGAGGTAATTTACTATTAGAATAGCTTTACAATGATCGTTAAAGCTTGTAGTGACATGACGGTTTATTGACTAAGGGCTTCGGACTATACATAACTAATAAGTACATACAACATAGCATTATGCACTAACTAGGGGTAGGAGGATGTTGGGTGATCGGCATGATAggacataacatgaatcaatgCTCCTAATTATCACTTGATATACACAACTACAAGACTTACTGTGTATAGCACGATATATAGATGAATACATATTCTTGTACTTTAGGTTTATCATAGATGGCTAAGAGGATGATATTATTGGAGCATATGCGTTGCATTGCATGATGGACATTGAGCCATATATTTCTATTCTTGGCAACGATTCATTGATAGCTGGGGACGGATCCAGGTTTATTATTGATGGTGGTGGAGGGAACTTCCCTCTGACCCTATGGGACATTGTGCTATATTGTCTTTGGGCATTTGATCTTGAATTACAATATGGAAGGCGCACTGTACGGACTGAGCCATCAGCTAGTAACTAAAATGATTGGTCAAATTAAGCACAACATAATTGTAGTTCTCTCATTGTGGCTACTATCTAAAACATTCAATCGCAAGTTATTTCAACAAAATTTGGCTCAATAATTTACTCAACATTCCGAGCGGTCACTCCAATTTATGTAGCCCCCATGAATTAATGAATTGTCAGCAATTGCAAGATCCAGAGAAAAATCATAGAAATATAGAATGAAACTTTCCAATAAAAGAGACATTGATATTTGTTATGTAATGATACTTCTAAAATGGCCACAAACCCGAGTTAAATAATTGATGTATGTTGTATCTCGTAACAAATGAAATGTGGATCATATTTTAACCGTATCCGATATGATCGGTTGTCATATCTTGAACTTACCGAATATTAAGagttattttcttatttttacaataattattaattaatttaaaacaataaaaataaattacccaaaacataaataagaatccttattatatttttaaatatttcatcTGAATCCATTGGAAAATGATACATATTATAAATTGTATTCATCTACACAATTACATATACATTTGTGtatgcatttattttttaaaacaaaaaaaaagccaccaactattaaatttaaaattaaaaaataaataaatgtattgatgcaGTTTTAAAGATTGTATTTGAATGCATTGATAATATGATATCAATTATAAACTGTAAATCCTGTCATGTTTATTATGTTAATATAGAATTATGTATGTGTGTTTTTCCCAAATGCATATGACATATAGTTGGCAACCAAATGTTAATGCTAACTAGCGTCTCACAACATATATAGACcgaaatattcaataaatttgagCACAAACATCAAACAGGAAAATCATTTAAGATGTAGATAGTAAGTTGCTATACCCAAGTAAACGAACCAGGCTGAGTGACAGTAAACGCAGCAGCTTCCAACAGATTTTCTAATAGGCAGGCATAACTGGGAGAATCTGTTGATATATCAGGAGGAAGGACATTGTTATAATCTCTCACACATAATGCCATCTGATGGACATAATTTTCACTCAATCCCGGCGCAGCAAAAATCTGAATATGGGAATAAAACTAGTGAAAATAGAGAAAAGATGCAACACAAATAACAGATGCAGGTTGCAATTATAGGCAATGCATATAATATTTGGTTAACGACCACAAACGGTCAGTATACACAACATATTGCTGAAAATGATCTACCAAAGTGTTTATTGCACACTGAACTCCAATAAGACCTCAATATGGACAATAATAGTTGAACTAAAAAAATGTCATTCCAAACTACCTCTTTCAGATTTGGAAACAGCTGCCACAAGAAAGGGATTGTCAGAATCTGGGATGAGAAACTGTGTCTTGGATCACTAGATGGACAAGTACAAGAATCTAGACCCCCATGGGAAACACAAATTGCAAGAACATGCTCCAGTGAAGAGATAATTTCATTAGAACCTTGAACTTTCTTCTGCACAAATTTAAGCACTTTACTTTTTGTTTTACAGAAAAACTAGCAAAAAACATACCGAATAATTTATTCGTAGATTAAATGAATACCTGAAATCGAGACTTTCTATGACTAAATAAAATCATTCTCCATGGAGATACTTGCTTAAGAAACCTCTGACCTATATTAATTAGTTTCTAACCTAAGATCGTTTGAATGTTCACGATTTCGCGTGAGCTTCAAAGTAAACCTCTCCTGTGACTCTTTTACTAAGCCAAGTCTTGCTTCAAGAGTGTTGAAAAACTCGACAATGGTTTGATCGGAGGAAAGTCGGAGTAGCAGAATACGTGGTTCAAAAAAACAATTGAGAATCCATATTTGCAAGGATATTTGATTATGATGATGGAAATATTGTTAAGATTGATTGATCACCTGATTCCTAAAAATATTCCTAACGCAGTTAGATATTACTAAGAATAGTTCTAATGCAATTAGATTTATAGTTCTAATGTTATTAggtaattttaaaatagttctaGGGAAAAAACTCcgaaaaaattaagaaaataggAAAGCAATAACTAGAACGAAAAAATCGTTAATTATGTGCTCCATATAAGTCGCTCAAATACGACCATAAGACTAAAGATTCTTTTAATATATAtgggtaaaaatattttcataactgAGTCAATAGGTTATGTGTAGTCTAATAGAAACAGAAAAGGGATGATACTTATGTCTAAACCAAAGGGTACCTTCCCCACTAGGATTATGTCTCTGAGCATGGAGTATATCTTTCTCTGCACCAGATACCGGACTAAGTTGCAAGACCAAGGAAGCCTTCGATCAGCCAAGAGAATTACCGCCTCTAGGAAGGCGTATGCTGGGCTATCAGACTTCTCAAGTGCCCAAAGTAACTGATTCCTGGGAAACCAAAGGAAGAGGTGTTATTAGTTGAAACAGTAGGCTTATGATTGCATAAAAGAGATCCCAATCTTATTTTTAACGAGCCACTCAAGTGGATGCTACCTAGATttccaaataataaaaaaaattaaccaaaactGAAGAAACATGTTCAGCAGAAAGCAATACGTCAACAAGTAGTTAATAAACTAGTCAGCAGATATAAATTGCTATTAAGGCTCGCCGTCACGTGGTTGATAGTCATCATGCAAAGCCATCGAAAACAAAGTATTCAAATTTTCACCAATCTTAAGTAACATAGTTTTCTTCCAAAACAAACTAAATAGACAAATAATTCTGTAGAAGTGTAACCCCAGATATCATGGAAGCCAGGAGACCAATAAAAGCTTGCACTTGACTCTGAAAAACTAGAGACGTGTCT
Proteins encoded in this window:
- the LOC140988635 gene encoding E3 ubiquitin-protein ligase UPL6; translation: MFFSGDPSSRKRVDLGGRSSKERDRQKVVEQTRLERNRRQWLRQQNSAALKIQKCFRGRKVVNAERSKVREKFFMTYGEGCQDVNRQCFGPDSNYLPQLLFFFNPNYVVDLTVLVKTCRLLCEFVGDRVEEVVRLCAGTEYSLKRGLVEYRVKKLTFACIWAIHANRNQLLWALEKSDSPAYAFLEAVILLADRRLPWSCNLVRYLVQRKIYSMLRDIILVGKKKVQGSNEIISSLEHVLAICVSHGGLDSCTCPSSDPRHSFSSQILTIPFLWQLFPNLKEIFAAPGLSENYVHQMALCVRDYNNVLPPDISTDSPSYACLLENLLEAAAFTVTQPGSFTWAIYFASVATFLLQELPLVQTSNQGGKDSAMAEIEMHVDDEFVEEVLNKELRQNIFSAVGPRFLLQLTNVLLGWIPSSSGSYNGRPNDKEVAAIGAVCAFLLATFNILPLEKYMTVLAYRTELVPTIWNFMKRCHENEMWSSLSQQPANLPPDKPVWLLSLAVFCPVYKYMLTIVDNEEFYEQQKPLSLMDIRFLIVILKQDLWHILWQNSKETSNISKSADGAYALKRHSVDALQHRVSVVVSELLSQLQDWNNRREFTSPRDFNADGANETFMSQAMTENTKAYDILKQAPFLVPFTSRAKIFNSQLAAMKERNNAHAIFTRNRFKIRRNNILEDAFSQLNALAEEDLRGVIRITFVNEFGVEEAGIDGGGIFKDFMENISQAAFDIQYGLFKETVDHLLYPNPGSGMVHEQHLLYFHFLGTVLAKAMFEGILVDIPFATFFLSKLKQKYNYLNDLPSLDPELYRHLIFLKHYQGDISELELYFVIVNDEYGKQTEEELLPGGKNLRVTNENVITFIHLVANHRLNFQIRQQSSHFLRGFQQLIQKDWIDMFNEHELQLLISGSMDGCDVDDLRVHTNYTGGYHEDHYVIKMFWEVIHNLSLADQRKFLKFATGCSRGPFLGFKYLEPTFCIQRTSGNASEEALERLPTAATCMNLLKLPPYRSKQLMEQKLLYAISSDAGFDLS